A part of Amycolatopsis lurida genomic DNA contains:
- a CDS encoding enolase C-terminal domain-like protein: MAKIVGMEVLDVRFPTSRELDGSDAMNPDPDYSAAYVVLHTDGGPDGYGLAFTIGRGNDVQAAAIRALEPHVVGMDVPTDAAALGALSRTLVGDSQLRWLGPEKGVAHMAIGAVVNAAWDLAARIAGLPVWRFAAEMSPEDLVSLVDFRYLTDALTEQEALDILRAAEPGRAERIARIERDGYRAYSTSPGWLGYSDAKLVRLAEQAVADGFEMIKLKVGGNLEDDVRRMKLARETVGPDIRVAVDANQRWDVSTAITWMTALAPYDPYWIEEPTSPDDVLGHAAIAKALAPIRVATGEHVQNRVVFKQLLQAGAISVLQLDAARVGGFNENLAILLLAAKFGIPVCPHAGGVGLCELVRHLSMFDFVAVSGSDTDRSIEWVDHLHEHFTDPAAVVDGRYVAPSAPGFSARMHDATLRRFTFPDGPEWTETSK; encoded by the coding sequence ATGGCGAAGATCGTGGGCATGGAGGTGCTCGACGTCCGGTTCCCCACCTCGCGGGAACTCGACGGTTCGGACGCCATGAACCCGGACCCGGACTACTCGGCCGCGTACGTCGTGCTGCACACCGACGGCGGTCCGGACGGCTACGGGCTCGCCTTCACCATCGGCCGCGGCAACGACGTCCAAGCCGCGGCGATCCGCGCACTGGAGCCGCATGTCGTCGGCATGGACGTGCCGACCGACGCCGCCGCGCTCGGCGCCTTGTCGCGGACGCTGGTCGGCGATTCGCAGCTGCGCTGGCTCGGCCCGGAAAAGGGTGTCGCGCATATGGCGATCGGCGCGGTGGTCAACGCCGCCTGGGATCTCGCCGCACGCATCGCCGGGCTCCCGGTCTGGCGCTTCGCCGCCGAAATGTCGCCGGAGGACCTGGTCTCCCTCGTCGACTTCCGCTACCTGACCGACGCGCTCACCGAGCAGGAGGCGCTCGACATCCTCCGCGCCGCCGAACCGGGCCGTGCCGAACGCATCGCCCGGATCGAGCGTGACGGCTACCGCGCGTACAGCACTTCTCCCGGCTGGCTCGGCTACTCGGACGCGAAGCTGGTCCGGCTCGCCGAGCAGGCGGTGGCGGACGGCTTCGAGATGATCAAGCTGAAGGTCGGCGGGAACCTGGAGGACGACGTCCGCCGGATGAAACTCGCCCGCGAGACCGTCGGCCCGGACATCCGGGTCGCCGTCGACGCGAACCAGCGCTGGGACGTCTCGACCGCGATCACCTGGATGACCGCGCTGGCCCCGTACGACCCGTACTGGATCGAGGAACCCACCTCGCCGGACGACGTGCTCGGGCACGCCGCGATCGCCAAGGCGCTCGCCCCGATCCGGGTGGCCACCGGCGAGCACGTCCAGAACCGCGTGGTGTTCAAGCAGTTGCTGCAGGCGGGCGCGATCTCGGTGCTGCAGCTGGACGCCGCCAGGGTCGGCGGGTTCAACGAGAACCTGGCGATCCTGTTGCTGGCGGCCAAGTTCGGCATCCCGGTCTGCCCGCACGCCGGCGGCGTCGGACTGTGCGAACTCGTCCGGCATCTGTCGATGTTCGATTTCGTGGCGGTGTCCGGCTCCGACACCGACCGGTCCATCGAATGGGTCGACCATCTCCACGAGCACTTCACCGATCCGGCCGCCGTCGTCGACGGCCGCTACGTCGCCCCGTCCGCGCCGGGTTTCTCGGCCCGGATGCACGACGCGACGCTGCGCCGGTTCACCTTCCCCGACGGTCCGGAATGGACGGAGACAAGCAAGTGA
- a CDS encoding SDR family NAD(P)-dependent oxidoreductase, which produces MSEFEGLVAAVTGGASGIGRATADLLASRGAKVAILDLNPGDLPEGLTGFRCDVGSDEEVRSAIDAVADRFGRLDVLVNNAGIGAQGDVTANDDDEWHRVLDINVVGMVRLARAALPHLKNSPSAAIVNTCSIAAWAGLPNRALYSASKGAVLSLTLAMATDHLADRIRVNCVCPGTADTPWVGRLLDAAGDPEAERAALAARQPMGRLVTADEVANAVVYLASPLSASTTGTALAVDGGMYGLRPRGPVHQQ; this is translated from the coding sequence GTGAGTGAGTTCGAAGGCCTCGTCGCGGCGGTCACCGGAGGCGCGTCGGGAATCGGCAGGGCCACCGCGGACCTGCTCGCCTCGCGCGGGGCGAAGGTCGCGATCCTCGACCTGAATCCCGGCGACCTTCCCGAAGGTCTCACCGGATTCCGCTGCGACGTCGGTTCGGACGAGGAGGTCCGGTCGGCGATCGACGCGGTCGCGGACCGGTTCGGCAGGCTCGACGTCCTGGTCAACAACGCGGGGATCGGCGCGCAGGGTGACGTCACCGCCAACGACGACGACGAGTGGCACCGGGTGCTCGACATCAACGTCGTCGGCATGGTGCGGCTGGCGCGGGCGGCGTTGCCGCACCTCAAGAACTCGCCGTCGGCCGCGATCGTCAACACCTGTTCGATCGCCGCGTGGGCGGGCCTGCCCAACCGCGCGCTGTACTCGGCCAGCAAGGGCGCGGTGCTCTCGCTGACCCTGGCGATGGCGACCGACCACCTCGCCGACCGGATCCGGGTCAACTGCGTCTGCCCGGGTACCGCGGACACCCCGTGGGTCGGCAGGCTGCTCGACGCGGCGGGCGATCCGGAGGCCGAACGCGCCGCGCTCGCCGCCCGTCAGCCGATGGGCAGGCTGGTCACCGCGGACGAGGTCGCGAACGCGGTCGTGTACCTCGCCAGCCCGCTGTCGGCTTCGACCACCGGCACGGCGCTCGCTGTCGACGGAGGGATGTACGGGCTGCGTCCGCGTGGCCCGGTCCACCAGCAGTAG
- a CDS encoding sugar ABC transporter substrate-binding protein, whose amino-acid sequence MIKVAAAATALGLTLSACGSTKDNAPQPGAGGGGKVGATIPLLTSPFWQAYNNYVPLKAKEQGVEALPTVNADSDSAKQITDINTLLNQGVKGLVVTPLDSAAVVAGLKAAENKGVPVVAVDVAPESGKVAMVVRADNKAYGTKACEAIGAKVTSGKVVQVMGDLASVNGRDRSEAFRQCMKTKYPDVRVLEIAAEWKADKASSGLDSLLTANPDIKAVYMQAGGVYLAPTQQALKRKNLYFPVGDPKHVVLVSNDGIPQELAAIRAGELDATVSQPADDYAKYGMYWIKKAMAGETFKAGPTDHGSTVVEVRPGILEDQLPAPVVTKDNVDDKALWGNNL is encoded by the coding sequence GTGATCAAGGTGGCCGCCGCGGCCACCGCGCTCGGGCTGACCCTGTCGGCGTGTGGGTCCACAAAGGACAACGCTCCCCAACCGGGTGCGGGCGGGGGCGGCAAGGTCGGCGCGACGATCCCGTTGCTGACCTCGCCGTTCTGGCAGGCCTACAACAACTACGTACCGCTGAAGGCGAAGGAACAGGGCGTCGAGGCGCTGCCGACGGTCAACGCGGACAGCGACTCGGCGAAGCAGATCACCGACATCAACACCTTGCTCAACCAGGGCGTCAAGGGCCTGGTCGTGACGCCGCTGGACTCCGCCGCCGTCGTGGCGGGCCTCAAGGCGGCGGAGAACAAGGGTGTCCCGGTGGTCGCCGTCGATGTCGCGCCGGAGAGCGGCAAGGTCGCGATGGTGGTGCGCGCGGACAACAAGGCGTACGGCACCAAGGCCTGCGAGGCGATCGGCGCGAAGGTCACCTCGGGCAAGGTCGTGCAGGTCATGGGCGATCTGGCCTCGGTCAACGGCCGCGACCGCTCCGAGGCGTTCCGGCAGTGCATGAAGACGAAGTACCCGGACGTGCGGGTACTGGAGATCGCCGCCGAGTGGAAGGCGGACAAGGCTTCGTCCGGTTTGGACAGTCTGCTGACCGCGAACCCGGACATCAAGGCCGTGTACATGCAGGCGGGCGGCGTGTACCTGGCGCCGACGCAGCAGGCGCTCAAGCGCAAGAACCTCTACTTCCCGGTCGGCGACCCGAAGCATGTCGTGCTGGTCAGCAACGACGGCATCCCGCAGGAACTCGCCGCGATCCGCGCCGGCGAACTCGACGCGACCGTCTCCCAGCCCGCCGACGACTACGCCAAGTACGGCATGTACTGGATCAAGAAGGCCATGGCGGGGGAGACCTTCAAGGCCGGGCCGACCGACCACGGCAGCACCGTCGTCGAGGTCCGCCCCGGCATCCTGGAAGACCAGCTCCCCGCGCCCGTCGTAACCAAGGACAACGTGGACGACAAGGCCCTGTGGGGGAACAACCTGTGA
- a CDS encoding sugar ABC transporter ATP-binding protein has product MSALPAGSAAVPVVSALGVGKRYGPTVALSDVSLTVHPGESHALVGRNGAGKSTLVSILTGLSKTDTGHVEFGGVPAPPLSRQDDWKRAVACVYQHAMDVPQLTVAENLFLNRQSGKGFAIGWQRLRRQARELLDSWDVHVDVDTPAGELSVEDRQFVEIARALSYGARFIVLDEPTAQLDSQAIERLFARMRQMQDSGVTFLFISHHLHEVYEVCQAVTVLRDAKHILTAPVSEVGRAELIDAMTGEQGGLSVRDAATREALDEDADEVLTVDGLSGDGFEDVTFRIHRGEVIGLAGSNASGKHQVAETVYGLRSPSGGTVRVDGKPLKPGEIPAAIRAGIGCVPRDRHHEGLVLEHSIADNATLSILDRMGKAGLASPGARYGRAAQALKDYDIVAADADQPVSDLSGGNQQKVVLARALAGDPRLVVLINPTAGVDVKSKEALLAVVDRVRAEGKAVLIVSDELDDLRLSDRVLVLRAGAVVAEHRAGWSDGDLVADIEGVER; this is encoded by the coding sequence GTGAGCGCGCTGCCCGCCGGATCCGCCGCCGTGCCGGTGGTCAGCGCACTGGGCGTCGGCAAACGCTACGGCCCGACCGTGGCACTGTCCGACGTCAGCCTCACCGTGCACCCCGGCGAGTCGCACGCGCTCGTCGGCCGTAACGGTGCCGGGAAGTCGACCCTCGTCTCCATCCTCACCGGACTGTCCAAAACGGACACCGGGCACGTCGAGTTCGGCGGCGTCCCCGCACCGCCCCTGTCCAGGCAGGACGATTGGAAACGCGCGGTCGCCTGCGTCTACCAGCACGCGATGGACGTCCCGCAGCTGACCGTCGCGGAGAACCTGTTCCTGAACCGCCAGTCCGGCAAGGGTTTCGCGATCGGCTGGCAGCGGTTGCGCCGTCAGGCACGGGAACTGCTCGACTCGTGGGACGTCCACGTCGACGTCGACACCCCGGCCGGGGAGCTTTCCGTCGAGGACCGGCAGTTCGTCGAGATCGCGCGGGCGTTGTCCTACGGCGCCCGGTTCATCGTCCTCGACGAGCCGACGGCGCAGCTGGACAGCCAGGCGATCGAGCGGCTCTTCGCGCGGATGCGCCAGATGCAGGACAGCGGGGTGACGTTCCTGTTCATCTCGCATCACCTCCACGAGGTCTACGAGGTCTGCCAAGCGGTCACCGTGCTGCGCGACGCCAAGCACATCCTGACCGCGCCCGTTTCGGAGGTCGGCCGTGCCGAGCTGATCGACGCGATGACCGGCGAGCAGGGTGGCCTTTCCGTCCGTGACGCCGCCACGCGCGAGGCGTTGGACGAGGACGCCGACGAGGTGCTGACCGTCGATGGGCTTTCCGGTGACGGCTTCGAGGATGTGACGTTCCGGATCCACCGCGGCGAGGTGATCGGGCTCGCGGGCAGCAACGCCAGCGGCAAGCACCAGGTCGCCGAAACCGTGTACGGCCTGCGTTCGCCGTCCGGTGGCACGGTACGGGTGGACGGGAAGCCGTTGAAACCGGGCGAAATCCCGGCCGCGATCCGCGCCGGGATCGGCTGTGTGCCGAGGGACCGGCATCACGAGGGACTGGTGCTGGAGCATTCCATCGCGGACAACGCCACACTGTCCATTTTGGATCGCATGGGGAAGGCCGGTCTGGCGTCACCGGGCGCGCGCTATGGCCGTGCCGCCCAGGCGTTGAAGGACTACGACATCGTCGCGGCCGACGCGGACCAGCCGGTGTCCGACCTTTCCGGTGGCAACCAGCAGAAAGTGGTCCTCGCCCGGGCGCTGGCCGGGGATCCGCGCCTGGTGGTGCTGATCAACCCGACCGCGGGCGTGGACGTGAAATCGAAGGAAGCGCTGCTCGCGGTCGTCGACCGGGTGCGCGCGGAAGGCAAGGCGGTGCTGATCGTCAGCGACGAGCTGGACGATCTTCGTCTGAGCGACCGGGTGCTGGTGCTGCGCGCCGGTGCCGTGGTCGCCGAACACCGGGCGGGCTGGTCCGACGGCGACCTGGTGGCCGACATCGAAGGAGTCGAACGGTGA
- a CDS encoding ABC transporter permease: protein MTDPKTSTFAAPPKRRKFRWLRELALVPALIVVLIIGGLISDTFLTFGSIVGILSASAALSMVVLGESLVLLTGKFDLSLESTMGMAPALGAMLVIPVASSGFGTEIPGFAGILAVLVAGAAVGFVNGFLIVKLKLNAFIVTLAMLTVLRGTQIGSTQGKTLFDQLDVFTALATTTFIGLPMSVWLAAALFTVFGLGLRYHRIGRSLYAIGGNREAARAAGIRVDRISWGVFVVAGVLAALGGLAYTGYVGALGADQGDGLILQVFAAAVIGGVSLDGGKGTLVGALTGVLLLQTVTNLLQVAQVPPEWLKAIYGVIILVALIISRYAGGKAQT from the coding sequence GTGACCGATCCGAAGACTTCGACGTTCGCGGCCCCGCCGAAGCGCCGGAAATTCCGCTGGCTGCGCGAACTCGCCCTTGTCCCCGCGCTCATCGTGGTGCTGATCATCGGAGGACTGATCAGCGACACGTTCCTGACCTTCGGCAGCATCGTCGGGATCCTGTCCGCCTCGGCCGCGCTGTCGATGGTGGTGCTGGGCGAGTCGCTCGTGCTGCTGACCGGGAAGTTCGACCTGTCGCTGGAATCCACCATGGGCATGGCGCCCGCGCTGGGCGCGATGCTGGTCATCCCGGTGGCGTCCTCGGGCTTCGGCACCGAGATCCCCGGCTTCGCGGGCATCCTCGCCGTGCTGGTGGCCGGTGCCGCGGTCGGCTTCGTGAACGGCTTCCTGATCGTCAAGCTGAAGCTGAACGCCTTCATCGTCACGCTGGCGATGCTGACGGTGCTGCGCGGCACGCAGATCGGGTCCACCCAGGGAAAGACGCTCTTCGATCAGCTGGACGTGTTCACCGCGCTGGCCACGACGACCTTCATCGGGCTGCCGATGTCGGTGTGGCTGGCCGCGGCGCTGTTCACCGTGTTCGGGCTGGGGCTGCGGTACCACCGGATCGGCCGGTCGCTGTACGCCATCGGCGGCAACCGGGAAGCGGCGCGGGCCGCCGGTATCCGCGTCGACCGGATCTCGTGGGGTGTCTTCGTGGTGGCCGGGGTGCTGGCCGCGCTCGGCGGGCTCGCGTACACCGGCTACGTCGGCGCGCTCGGCGCGGATCAGGGTGACGGATTGATCCTTCAGGTGTTCGCCGCTGCGGTGATCGGCGGTGTCTCACTGGACGGTGGGAAGGGCACTCTGGTCGGGGCGCTCACCGGCGTGCTGCTCCTGCAGACGGTCACGAACCTGCTGCAGGTGGCGCAGGTGCCGCCGGAATGGCTGAAGGCGATCTACGGCGTGATCATCCTGGTCGCGTTGATCATCTCCCGCTATGCCGGCGGGAAGGCCCAGACCTAG
- a CDS encoding FadR/GntR family transcriptional regulator: MPVTDVAIDKIKDMIISGELAPGDRLPKEAELAQRLGLSRSSLREAVKALCLIRVLDVRQGDGTYVTSLEPNLLLDAMTFVVDFHRDDTVLDFLAVRRILEPAATALAAMHMSDEDIEELGRLLDELADSPTVEALVANDLQFHRKIADGSGNPVLCSLLDSLSGPTARARIWRGLTQEGAVAKTREQHTAIYEAIAAREPELARSWATVHVAGVEQWLRNALGTADDPTTAAEAS, encoded by the coding sequence ATGCCGGTCACCGATGTCGCGATCGACAAGATCAAAGACATGATCATCTCCGGCGAGCTTGCTCCGGGCGACAGGCTGCCGAAAGAGGCCGAACTGGCCCAGCGGCTCGGTCTGTCCCGCAGTTCGCTGCGCGAAGCGGTGAAGGCGTTGTGCCTGATCCGCGTGCTCGACGTCCGCCAGGGCGACGGGACGTACGTCACCAGCCTCGAACCGAATCTCCTCCTCGACGCGATGACGTTCGTGGTGGACTTCCACCGCGACGACACCGTGCTGGACTTCCTCGCCGTGCGCCGGATCCTCGAACCGGCGGCGACGGCGCTGGCCGCGATGCACATGAGCGACGAGGACATCGAGGAACTAGGCCGCCTGCTCGACGAACTGGCCGACTCGCCGACGGTGGAGGCACTGGTCGCGAACGACCTTCAGTTCCACCGCAAGATCGCCGACGGCTCCGGCAATCCGGTGCTGTGCTCGCTGCTGGACAGCCTGTCGGGCCCCACCGCGCGGGCCCGCATCTGGCGCGGGCTCACCCAAGAGGGCGCCGTCGCCAAAACCCGCGAGCAGCACACGGCGATCTACGAAGCCATCGCCGCCCGTGAGCCCGAACTCGCGCGTTCGTGGGCGACCGTGCACGTGGCTGGCGTGGAGCAGTGGCTCCGCAACGCGCTCGGCACCGCCGACGACCCCACCACGGCCGCCGAAGCTTCCTGA
- a CDS encoding L-rhamnose mutarotase, with the protein MALHTRLKPGKEAEYESVHAVIPPELDEALRGAGVRSWRIWRDGLDLFHVVEVEDYAKMRAILRDHPANIPWQARMSELLDVEDDYSGGDSGLGLVWELP; encoded by the coding sequence GTGGCACTCCACACCCGGCTGAAGCCGGGCAAGGAGGCCGAATACGAGTCGGTCCACGCCGTCATCCCGCCTGAACTGGACGAAGCCCTGCGCGGTGCGGGCGTGCGTTCGTGGCGGATCTGGCGGGACGGGCTCGATCTGTTCCACGTCGTGGAGGTCGAGGACTACGCGAAGATGCGCGCGATCCTGCGCGATCATCCGGCCAACATTCCCTGGCAGGCCCGGATGTCGGAGCTGCTAGACGTCGAAGACGACTACTCGGGCGGCGATTCGGGGCTCGGCCTCGTTTGGGAGCTTCCGTGA
- a CDS encoding aldo/keto reductase, whose protein sequence is MKIPLSPLGLGCAQLGNLYHAITDETAEATVRQAWDEGIRYFDTAPHYGLGLSERRLGAALSAYPRADFVVSTKVGRVLEPDPGGASRTDSQGFVVPAAYERRWDFSRDGILRSLEDSLERLGLDRVDVVYVHDPDEHFEDTVDGAFPALLELREQGVVDAIGAGMNQAPMLAEFVRRFDLDVILLAGRYTLLDQPALDDLLPLCGERGVDVVAGGVFNAGILATASPGTMYDYAEAPAELVERAQRIAGVCARHGVELPQAALALPAAHPSVVSVVVGAHDRGQVRLNAERFRRPVPRELWTDLIRAGLLREDTVLRQEERA, encoded by the coding sequence GTGAAGATCCCCCTGTCCCCGCTGGGGCTCGGCTGCGCGCAGCTGGGCAACCTGTACCACGCCATCACCGACGAGACGGCCGAAGCGACCGTCCGGCAGGCGTGGGACGAAGGCATCCGCTACTTCGACACCGCCCCGCACTACGGTCTCGGGCTGTCGGAACGACGGCTGGGCGCGGCCCTTTCGGCGTATCCCCGCGCGGATTTCGTGGTCTCGACGAAGGTCGGCCGCGTGCTGGAACCCGATCCCGGTGGCGCTTCGCGCACCGACTCGCAGGGCTTCGTCGTTCCCGCCGCGTACGAACGAAGGTGGGACTTCAGCCGCGACGGGATCCTCCGGTCGCTTGAGGACAGTCTGGAGCGGCTGGGACTCGACCGCGTCGACGTCGTCTACGTGCACGACCCGGACGAACACTTCGAGGACACCGTCGACGGCGCGTTCCCCGCGCTGCTCGAACTGCGGGAGCAAGGTGTCGTCGACGCCATCGGGGCCGGGATGAACCAGGCGCCGATGCTCGCCGAGTTCGTCCGCCGGTTCGATCTCGACGTGATCCTGCTGGCGGGCCGGTACACCCTGCTCGACCAGCCCGCGCTCGACGACCTTCTCCCGCTGTGCGGGGAACGCGGCGTGGACGTGGTGGCGGGCGGGGTGTTCAACGCCGGGATCCTCGCCACCGCCTCGCCGGGCACGATGTACGACTACGCCGAGGCCCCGGCCGAACTGGTGGAGCGCGCCCAGCGGATCGCCGGCGTCTGCGCGCGGCACGGTGTCGAACTCCCGCAAGCCGCGCTGGCGTTGCCCGCCGCGCATCCGTCGGTGGTGTCCGTCGTCGTCGGCGCGCACGACCGCGGCCAGGTCCGGCTCAACGCCGAACGGTTCCGGCGGCCGGTGCCGCGCGAGTTGTGGACGGACCTGATCCGTGCGGGACTGTTGCGTGAGGACACCGTGCTGCGACAGGAGGAACGGGCGTGA
- a CDS encoding amidohydrolase family protein, with protein sequence MIDAHHHLWDPSRRDYPWMAGTALEPIRRPYTVDDLRAVTKAAGVKGTVLVQTVSSEEETREFLAAAQAEPLIVGVVGWTDLTAPDVAERVASFSGPLAGIRHQAEDEPDPSWLTRPEVLRGLAALGKAGLAYDLLVKPPQLPAALAAAKALPDQVFVLDHAAKPPIASGEWQPWADGVAALGELDNVYCKLSGLVTEADWARWKAGQLARWAEHVLESFGASRLMFGSDWPVCELAAAYEVVVDTAFSLTGSLSDAERLEFFDGTARRAYHLS encoded by the coding sequence GTGATCGACGCGCACCATCATCTTTGGGATCCCTCGCGGCGGGACTACCCGTGGATGGCCGGTACGGCACTGGAGCCGATCCGCCGTCCGTACACAGTGGACGACCTCCGCGCGGTGACGAAGGCGGCCGGGGTGAAGGGGACCGTGCTGGTGCAGACGGTCTCGTCGGAAGAGGAGACGCGAGAGTTCCTCGCGGCGGCTCAGGCCGAACCGCTCATCGTGGGCGTCGTCGGCTGGACCGACCTCACCGCGCCCGATGTCGCCGAGCGCGTCGCCTCGTTTTCGGGGCCGTTGGCGGGGATCCGGCATCAGGCCGAGGACGAGCCGGACCCGTCGTGGCTGACGCGGCCCGAGGTCCTGCGTGGTCTCGCCGCTCTCGGCAAGGCAGGGCTGGCGTACGACCTGCTGGTGAAGCCACCGCAGCTCCCCGCCGCGCTCGCCGCCGCGAAAGCGTTGCCGGACCAGGTTTTCGTGCTCGACCACGCCGCGAAGCCGCCGATCGCCTCGGGCGAATGGCAGCCGTGGGCGGACGGGGTCGCGGCCTTGGGGGAGCTGGACAACGTGTACTGCAAGCTTTCCGGGCTGGTGACCGAGGCGGACTGGGCGCGGTGGAAGGCCGGGCAGCTGGCGCGCTGGGCCGAGCACGTGCTGGAGTCCTTCGGGGCTTCGCGACTGATGTTCGGCTCGGACTGGCCGGTCTGCGAGCTCGCGGCCGCGTATGAAGTCGTCGTGGACACCGCCTTTTCGCTGACGGGCTCGCTGAGCGACGCCGAGCGGCTGGAGTTCTTCGACGGGACGGCGCGGCGGGCCTACCACCTCTCGTGA
- the shbA gene encoding RNA polymerase sigma factor ShbA, translated as MQATSSASRTVTPDAVPGYTTPENLPRPGGRLTKEDLDPLVKDAGDGNPAAIQSLLRMIGPVVVRYCRARMGGRDLSYLSADDVAQEVCMAVLKALPGYQDRGGSFLYLVHAIAANKVADAYRAVSRDRSEPVPELPERPIGDNEPETHALHLDLGARLNRLLSTLPRVQQEILALRIAVGLSAAETAEALGISAGNVRVTQHRALARLRTMVKQDEF; from the coding sequence ATGCAAGCAACTTCCAGTGCGTCCAGAACCGTCACCCCCGATGCGGTCCCCGGATACACGACTCCGGAGAACCTGCCTCGACCGGGCGGACGGCTGACGAAGGAAGACCTCGATCCCCTCGTCAAGGACGCGGGCGACGGGAATCCCGCCGCCATCCAGTCCCTCCTGCGGATGATCGGACCCGTCGTGGTCCGCTACTGCCGCGCCAGAATGGGCGGCCGTGACCTGTCCTACCTGTCGGCGGACGACGTCGCGCAGGAAGTGTGCATGGCGGTGCTGAAGGCGCTGCCCGGCTATCAGGATCGCGGCGGTTCGTTCCTCTACCTCGTGCACGCCATCGCCGCCAACAAGGTCGCGGACGCCTACCGCGCGGTCTCCCGCGACCGGTCGGAACCGGTCCCGGAACTGCCGGAACGGCCCATCGGCGACAACGAACCCGAAACCCACGCCCTGCACCTGGATCTCGGTGCCCGCCTCAACCGCCTGCTCTCCACCCTCCCGCGGGTGCAGCAGGAGATCCTCGCCCTCCGCATCGCCGTCGGCCTTTCCGCCGCCGAAACGGCCGAGGCGCTCGGGATCTCCGCCGGCAACGTGCGCGTGACGCAGCACCGCGCACTGGCCCGCCTGCGGACGATGGTCAAGCAGGACGAATTCTGA
- a CDS encoding DUF202 domain-containing protein: MSQRDHGAQAERTGLAWRRTALAATACTLLLLHSAARRGWGTAVVPVTFAGAMVIILVATGAIRERALRRPETPKPLNPSLAVTASALVVATAVALIAVR; this comes from the coding sequence GTGAGCCAACGCGATCACGGAGCGCAAGCGGAACGGACCGGGCTGGCGTGGCGCCGAACCGCGCTCGCGGCTACCGCCTGCACACTCCTGCTCTTGCACAGCGCGGCCCGGCGAGGCTGGGGGACGGCGGTCGTCCCGGTCACGTTCGCGGGCGCCATGGTGATCATCCTGGTCGCCACCGGCGCGATCCGTGAACGAGCACTGCGCCGCCCCGAAACCCCGAAACCTCTTAACCCATCCCTTGCCGTCACAGCATCGGCACTCGTCGTGGCGACGGCGGTCGCCCTGATCGCGGTACGCTAA
- a CDS encoding YidH family protein, with translation MAEINGPHDGGSEPDYRFTLANERTFLAWLRTALGLLAGGVAVHQLVPDPSALSTALAGLCVLLAAVVAASAYPRWRQVQSAMRAGRPLPKSGMLVLLTTGILAITLTAAALVVFS, from the coding sequence GTGGCAGAGATCAACGGCCCGCACGACGGCGGCTCCGAACCCGATTACCGATTCACGCTCGCCAACGAACGGACCTTCCTCGCCTGGCTCCGGACGGCGCTAGGGCTGTTGGCCGGCGGCGTCGCCGTCCATCAGCTGGTTCCCGACCCGAGCGCGCTGAGCACCGCCCTGGCGGGACTGTGCGTCCTGCTGGCCGCCGTCGTCGCGGCGAGCGCGTATCCCCGCTGGCGGCAGGTGCAGAGTGCGATGCGCGCGGGACGACCGCTGCCCAAGAGCGGGATGCTGGTCCTGCTGACCACCGGGATCCTCGCGATCACCCTGACGGCGGCGGCGCTGGTGGTCTTTTCGTGA
- a CDS encoding GtrA family protein, with the protein MTTTRWAPGHRIIRRAPERHHELGNHAAWYVVAGVAATGLQAVLFLVLQPILGPQLANLVALAVTTVGNTEFHRRVTFATRKSNAGKRHFQDLVTFAFYAAYGSIVLASLDAVITEPTALEQTGALLAASVVGGIARFAVLRWWVFARRNA; encoded by the coding sequence ATGACCACCACCAGGTGGGCGCCAGGGCACCGGATCATCCGGCGCGCGCCGGAGCGGCATCACGAACTCGGCAACCATGCCGCTTGGTACGTCGTCGCCGGCGTCGCCGCCACCGGCCTGCAGGCGGTGCTGTTCCTTGTCCTGCAGCCGATCCTCGGCCCCCAGCTCGCCAATCTGGTCGCGCTCGCGGTCACGACCGTAGGGAACACCGAATTCCACCGCAGGGTCACCTTCGCCACCCGGAAGAGCAATGCGGGCAAGCGGCATTTCCAGGATCTGGTGACGTTCGCCTTCTACGCCGCGTACGGCTCGATCGTGCTCGCGTCGCTCGACGCGGTGATCACCGAGCCGACCGCGCTGGAACAGACAGGCGCTCTGCTCGCCGCCAGCGTCGTGGGTGGCATCGCGCGCTTCGCGGTCCTTCGCTGGTGGGTCTTCGCACGCCGGAACGCCTAG